One stretch of Acholeplasma laidlawii PG-8A DNA includes these proteins:
- a CDS encoding YolD-like family protein: MYKDRGIIKWAPFDALNGFHETIEAYKYEKGKKDRPILLEDKLNKLDELLKEAIENRLDIQIYYYYDGYIKNIYGHVKKLDRNYRYMILDNGIRLALDDIVDIIHLPKD, encoded by the coding sequence ATGTATAAGGATAGAGGCATTATTAAGTGGGCACCATTTGATGCATTAAATGGATTTCATGAAACAATTGAAGCCTATAAATATGAAAAAGGTAAAAAGGATAGACCAATACTTTTAGAAGATAAGTTAAATAAACTAGATGAACTACTTAAGGAAGCTATAGAAAACAGGTTAGATATTCAAATTTACTATTATTATGACGGCTATATTAAAAATATCTATGGTCATGTTAAAAAGCTAGATCGCAATTATAGATATATGATATTGGATAATGGCATTAGATTAGCCTTAGATGATATTGTAGATATCATACATCTACCTAAGGATTAA
- a CDS encoding MarR family winged helix-turn-helix transcriptional regulator — protein MEKQLIKELFILTSKLKRIMDKKYLENDLHTGQARVLMYLHRNQSEVVYQKDIEAFFQIRGGTVTGMIDTLQNYEYIQRIDSEIDKRKKRIVLTPKGEEVALSAVKTTQDMENNIYELLTGQELLVFQGVVEKMNKFIDEEEAN, from the coding sequence GTGGAAAAACAACTCATAAAAGAATTGTTTATATTAACAAGTAAATTAAAAAGAATAATGGATAAAAAATATCTGGAAAATGATTTACATACTGGCCAAGCTAGAGTTTTAATGTATTTACATAGAAATCAGAGCGAGGTTGTATATCAAAAAGATATAGAAGCCTTTTTTCAAATCCGTGGTGGTACAGTCACGGGTATGATAGATACTTTACAAAATTATGAATATATTCAAAGAATAGATTCAGAGATTGATAAAAGAAAAAAACGTATTGTATTAACACCTAAAGGTGAAGAGGTCGCATTAAGTGCGGTTAAAACAACACAAGATATGGAAAATAATATCTATGAGTTATTAACAGGTCAAGAACTTTTAGTATTTCAAGGTGTTGTTGAAAAGATGAATAAATTTATAGATGAGGAGGAAGCAAATTGA
- a CDS encoding DNA polymerase thumb domain-containing protein gives MEDLKIYQLNKTILCIDLKSFYASVECVLRGLDPFKTPLVVADKSRGGGSIVLAVSPYLKSLGVPSRCRIFELPEDLNIIYAKPQMQTYLEYSASVIGVYLDFISEADLYVYSIDEAFLDLTSYLAYYKKTDIELAEEILNTITSKLGLTATCGIGPNMIMSKLSMDIEAKKNPNNIAKWNYDDIKDHLWPVTPLSKMWGIGHRMESHLNKLGLFTIGDIANYPKEKLKRRFGVLGEELWYHTHGIDLSEIKDKYKLRTKPKSFGSGQVLFRDYSETEIMTIILEMVDDVTRRLRIAKKRAQTISLSIGYTKSVAGGFSRQVTLEQPTSSEATIYQTCQDLFDMYYEGYPIRTVGVHLSKLTDSKVYQYSLFEDAHQLEKEYQLHMTMDKIKHKFGKNSVIRLSSEQEHATAKQRNKQIGGHHV, from the coding sequence ATGGAAGACCTTAAAATATACCAACTAAATAAAACAATTTTATGTATCGATCTTAAAAGTTTTTATGCATCAGTTGAATGTGTTTTAAGAGGACTCGATCCATTTAAAACACCACTAGTTGTTGCTGATAAATCTAGGGGCGGTGGCTCTATTGTACTTGCGGTGTCACCTTACTTAAAATCTTTAGGTGTACCTTCACGCTGCAGAATATTTGAACTACCTGAGGATTTAAACATCATTTATGCAAAACCTCAGATGCAAACATATCTAGAATATTCAGCATCAGTCATTGGCGTCTATCTAGATTTTATAAGTGAAGCTGATCTTTATGTATATTCTATTGATGAAGCATTTCTAGATTTAACAAGTTACCTAGCATATTATAAAAAGACAGATATAGAACTTGCAGAAGAAATACTAAATACCATTACATCTAAATTAGGTTTAACTGCAACGTGTGGTATTGGACCTAATATGATAATGTCTAAATTAAGTATGGATATTGAAGCTAAAAAGAACCCTAATAATATTGCTAAATGGAACTATGATGATATTAAAGATCACTTATGGCCAGTGACACCACTTTCTAAAATGTGGGGGATTGGTCATCGAATGGAATCCCATTTAAATAAGCTTGGATTATTTACGATAGGAGATATCGCAAACTATCCTAAAGAGAAGTTAAAACGTAGATTTGGTGTCTTAGGAGAAGAGTTATGGTATCACACCCATGGCATCGATCTAAGTGAAATTAAAGATAAATATAAACTTAGAACAAAACCTAAATCATTTGGTTCTGGTCAAGTGCTATTCAGAGATTATAGTGAAACGGAAATCATGACCATTATATTAGAGATGGTAGATGATGTAACGCGTAGACTTAGAATTGCTAAAAAGCGTGCCCAAACGATTAGTCTATCTATAGGCTATACTAAAAGTGTAGCCGGTGGTTTTTCTAGACAAGTAACGCTTGAACAACCCACATCATCTGAAGCTACCATATATCAAACATGTCAAGACTTATTTGATATGTATTATGAAGGGTATCCAATTCGTACAGTAGGTGTACACCTTTCTAAATTAACAGATAGTAAAGTATATCAATATTCATTATTTGAAGATGCACATCAGTTAGAAAAAGAATACCAACTCCATATGACAATGGATAAAATCAAACATAAATTTGGTAAAAATTCAGTTATTAGATTATCTTCTGAACAAGAACATGCAACTGCCAAACAAAGAAACAAACAAATAGGTGGCCATCATGTATAA
- a CDS encoding carbohydrate kinase family protein has protein sequence MKVITIGELLIDFIPKEKGVNLKGVQNFIKHAGGAPANVAAVVAKLGGESIFLGQVGHDSFGSYLIDKLKSFNVETKYIHQTSKRPTSLAFVSLTDVGDRDFVFYRNPGADELYEASMVPKKEFDRNILHFCSVSLTDNPIKEAHIKAIELTRKHNGLVSFDPNIRLALWQDHKKMLDVIYEFLHLTDIVKVSSDELNFMTGFDDEQVAIKSLFVGQVKVVIVTKGKEGSRLYFKDIDAVIKHPGFTINSIDTTGAGDAFMGAFLYQLSKNNLILNQYNSYDILKFANAYAALSTTKLGAMENIPSLEEVDAMINNYKE, from the coding sequence ATGAAAGTTATAACAATAGGTGAACTATTAATAGATTTCATACCTAAGGAAAAAGGTGTAAATCTAAAAGGAGTCCAAAACTTTATAAAACATGCAGGTGGAGCACCAGCAAATGTAGCAGCAGTGGTTGCTAAACTTGGTGGTGAGTCTATATTTTTAGGACAAGTTGGTCATGACAGTTTCGGTAGTTATTTGATTGATAAACTAAAATCATTTAATGTAGAAACTAAATATATTCACCAAACATCTAAAAGACCAACATCACTGGCGTTTGTGAGTTTAACAGATGTAGGTGATAGAGATTTTGTATTCTATAGAAATCCCGGTGCGGATGAATTATATGAAGCATCTATGGTGCCTAAAAAAGAATTTGACAGAAACATCCTACATTTTTGCTCTGTATCACTAACAGATAACCCAATTAAAGAAGCACACATCAAAGCGATTGAACTTACTAGAAAGCATAACGGATTAGTAAGCTTTGATCCAAATATTAGACTGGCGTTATGGCAAGACCATAAAAAAATGCTGGATGTCATTTATGAATTCTTACACTTAACAGATATCGTTAAAGTATCTAGTGATGAACTAAACTTTATGACAGGCTTTGATGATGAACAAGTAGCGATTAAATCCCTATTTGTTGGTCAAGTGAAAGTAGTCATCGTGACTAAAGGTAAAGAAGGTTCTAGACTATACTTTAAAGATATTGATGCAGTCATTAAACATCCTGGATTTACAATAAATAGTATTGATACCACAGGTGCAGGCGATGCATTTATGGGTGCCTTCCTATATCAACTCAGTAAAAACAATCTTATCTTAAATCAATATAACAGTTATGACATTTTAAAATTTGCAAATGCCTATGCAGCACTATCTACTACAAAACTAGGAGCAATGGAAAATATTCCTAGTCTTGAAGAAGTTGATGCAATGATTAATAACTACAAAGAATGA
- a CDS encoding ABC transporter ATP-binding protein has protein sequence MRKLFKYFNTVKKELFLIPILIIVEVIFEILIPIFMSKLIDDGVNAVDSFGVASPNKEVILYYGALMIISAVIALVFGVLVTKTAAKVSTEFGHNLRQAQFEKIQTYSFENIDNFKTSSLITRMTMDVNMIQQSLNMTLRVALRAPALLIFSIGSIAIFAGTLAAIFVIVVPILVIGFYLILSRAHKYFIKMFTKIDHLNLTIQEDLIGIRTVKSFVREDYETNRFDRATKDVRDISVKAEKIITFNRPLMQFSIGLSFVLIGWFGSQMMSIGDLTEGQFANTITYVNQVLFSLLMLSQIFLMFAMSRASIARINEVLDEEPYLKETENPVHDVLDGSFSFNQVSFKYGQMSDKYVLKDVNLKVESGSYVGIFGSTGTGKSTLVQLLARLYDTTSGEVLVGGKNVKDYGLEALRKEVILVLQKNVLFSGTVRENIQWGKKDATDEEIIQVLKQAQAYDFVMAMEKGLDTHIEQGGVNLSGGQRQRLTIARALIGSPKILILDDSTSAVDTKTDALIREAFRKDMPHMTKVVISQRLSSIEDANQIILMDEQGINSIGTHEELYQHNAMYKTIYDAQSKSKEVEE, from the coding sequence TTGAGAAAGTTATTTAAATATTTTAATACCGTTAAAAAAGAGTTGTTTCTAATTCCTATTTTAATTATTGTTGAGGTTATATTTGAAATACTTATTCCTATATTTATGAGTAAGTTAATTGATGATGGGGTAAACGCGGTAGATAGTTTTGGTGTAGCTAGTCCTAATAAAGAAGTTATTCTTTATTACGGTGCACTCATGATTATTTCAGCAGTGATTGCTTTAGTATTTGGTGTTTTAGTTACTAAAACAGCAGCTAAGGTATCTACTGAGTTTGGTCATAATCTTCGTCAAGCACAGTTTGAAAAGATTCAAACTTATTCATTTGAAAACATAGACAACTTTAAAACATCTAGTTTAATTACTAGAATGACAATGGATGTCAATATGATTCAACAATCTTTAAATATGACATTAAGAGTGGCATTAAGAGCTCCTGCATTACTGATTTTTTCTATTGGTAGTATTGCAATATTTGCAGGTACTTTAGCAGCAATATTTGTCATTGTAGTACCTATTTTAGTGATTGGGTTTTACTTGATCTTAAGCAGAGCACATAAATACTTTATTAAGATGTTTACTAAAATTGACCATTTAAACCTTACAATTCAAGAAGATTTAATCGGTATACGTACTGTAAAGTCTTTTGTAAGAGAAGATTATGAAACAAATCGTTTTGATAGAGCTACAAAAGATGTAAGAGATATATCGGTTAAAGCTGAAAAAATCATTACATTTAATAGACCATTAATGCAATTTTCGATCGGACTAAGTTTCGTGCTTATTGGGTGGTTTGGTTCTCAAATGATGAGTATTGGTGACTTAACAGAAGGTCAGTTTGCTAATACAATTACATATGTAAACCAAGTATTATTTAGTTTACTCATGCTTAGTCAAATATTTTTAATGTTTGCGATGTCAAGAGCATCGATTGCTCGTATTAATGAAGTATTGGATGAAGAACCGTACTTAAAGGAAACTGAAAATCCAGTACATGACGTTCTAGATGGTTCATTTAGTTTTAATCAGGTAAGTTTTAAGTATGGACAAATGTCAGATAAATATGTTCTAAAAGATGTGAATTTAAAAGTAGAAAGTGGATCATATGTAGGTATTTTTGGATCGACTGGTACAGGTAAATCAACTCTTGTCCAATTGCTTGCTAGACTTTATGATACAACAAGTGGAGAAGTTCTAGTGGGTGGTAAAAACGTAAAAGACTATGGTTTAGAGGCATTAAGAAAAGAAGTTATTTTAGTACTTCAAAAAAATGTATTATTTAGTGGTACGGTTCGTGAAAACATCCAGTGGGGTAAAAAAGATGCCACTGATGAAGAAATCATTCAAGTGTTAAAACAAGCCCAAGCTTATGATTTTGTGATGGCAATGGAAAAAGGATTAGACACACATATTGAACAAGGTGGTGTCAACTTAAGTGGTGGACAACGCCAACGCTTAACGATTGCTAGAGCATTAATTGGAAGTCCTAAAATATTAATACTAGATGACTCTACATCTGCAGTAGATACTAAAACAGATGCATTAATTAGAGAAGCATTTAGAAAAGATATGCCACATATGACAAAAGTTGTCATCAGTCAAAGATTAAGTTCAATTGAAGATGCCAATCAAATTATATTAATGGATGAACAAGGTATCAATTCAATTGGTACACATGAAGAATTATATCAACATAATGCAATGTATAAGACGATATATGATGCACAAAGCAAATCAAAGGAGGTAGAAGAATAA